From Thermonema lapsum, the proteins below share one genomic window:
- a CDS encoding carboxypeptidase-like regulatory domain-containing protein produces the protein MKKIIGALFVLIGCVAMQAQAQGISFPLTGYVIDKETEKPLVGTTILIPSANVGTVSDIDGRFQINVMPGDTLYFSHIGYERSFYVVPQDKRAPYTVRLALDVEVYQLKAVEIFPYRTELQFKEAFLSVELEDERTKLLKENLRASFVARAAYQMELDGSLNYRNYINQQTYQLHNRTFLPTLSLLNPFAWSRFIKDVKEGKYNKERMKSYEEAP, from the coding sequence ATGAAAAAAATCATTGGGGCACTGTTTGTGTTGATTGGATGCGTTGCGATGCAAGCGCAAGCACAGGGCATTTCGTTCCCCCTTACCGGTTATGTAATAGACAAAGAAACAGAAAAGCCCTTAGTAGGGACTACCATCCTTATCCCTTCGGCTAATGTGGGCACTGTAAGCGATATCGACGGGCGTTTTCAAATCAATGTGATGCCGGGGGATACGCTTTATTTTTCTCACATTGGCTATGAACGCTCTTTTTATGTGGTACCACAAGATAAAAGAGCACCCTATACCGTGCGCTTGGCACTGGACGTGGAGGTCTATCAGTTGAAAGCCGTGGAGATTTTTCCCTATAGAACAGAACTGCAGTTCAAGGAGGCTTTTTTGAGCGTAGAGCTTGAAGATGAACGCACTAAGCTACTCAAGGAGAACTTGCGCGCTAGCTTTGTGGCTCGTGCCGCTTATCAAATGGAGCTCGATGGTTCGCTCAACTATCGCAACTACATAAACCAGCAGACCTATCAACTGCACAACCGAACCTTCTTGCCCACACTTTCACTGCTCAACCCTTTTGCGTGGTCCCGTTTCATTAAAGACGTGAAAGAAGGGAAGTACAACAAGGAAAGGATGAAATCTTACGAAGAAGCACCTTAA
- the rplW gene encoding 50S ribosomal protein L23 — translation MKELTDIIIRPHLSEKATALHEKGVYTFIVNDKANKVEIKKAVEAMYGVTVKSVRTLRYQGKVKTRYTKSQVLTGRTPAFKKALVQVAEGDFIDIYEV, via the coding sequence ATGAAAGAGCTAACGGATATCATCATAAGACCCCACCTCTCGGAAAAGGCTACAGCGTTGCACGAAAAAGGTGTTTACACCTTCATCGTCAACGATAAAGCCAACAAGGTGGAAATCAAAAAAGCCGTCGAAGCTATGTACGGCGTAACTGTAAAATCGGTGCGCACCCTGCGCTATCAAGGAAAAGTGAAAACCCGCTATACCAAGTCGCAAGTATTGACCGGGCGCACGCCTGCTTTCAAGAAAGCACTGGTGCAAGTAGCCGAGGGTGATTTTATCGACATCTACGAAGTATAA
- the atpG gene encoding ATP synthase F1 subunit gamma has protein sequence MASLKEIRNRIRSVISTQQITKAMKMVAAAKLRRAQDRILRMRPYAQSLKGILQNLSANLDASQIQSPYLEERPVERVLLIVLTSDRGLCGAFNNNLAKVAQQAIHQQYEAQYQAGKLDLLCIGKKGYEYFVRRGYSVVHPEYVDLFTRLDFDHVLTVAEQLLSWYAQGTYDRIDVFYNEFKNVATQIPRQEQLLPASADMADNTAQAGTSMEYILEPSAEAIVTDLIPQIIKVQFFKALLESNAAEQGARMMAMDKATENAGELLRTLRLTYNRTRQAVITKEIIEIVSGARALEEA, from the coding sequence ATGGCGAGTTTAAAAGAGATACGAAATAGAATCCGTTCGGTCATCTCGACGCAGCAAATCACCAAAGCCATGAAGATGGTAGCGGCAGCTAAGTTGCGTCGTGCCCAAGACCGTATCCTGCGGATGCGCCCTTATGCTCAGTCTTTGAAAGGCATCTTGCAAAATCTTTCGGCAAACTTAGACGCTTCGCAGATTCAAAGCCCTTACTTGGAAGAACGCCCCGTGGAGCGTGTGCTCCTGATTGTGTTGACTTCTGACCGTGGTTTGTGTGGTGCTTTTAACAACAACCTTGCAAAAGTCGCACAACAAGCCATTCATCAACAATACGAAGCGCAGTATCAAGCCGGTAAACTCGACCTGCTTTGTATCGGAAAAAAAGGCTACGAATACTTTGTGCGTCGTGGCTACTCGGTGGTGCATCCCGAATACGTGGACCTGTTCACCCGTTTGGACTTCGACCATGTCTTGACAGTAGCTGAGCAACTGTTGAGCTGGTATGCGCAGGGTACCTATGACCGCATCGATGTCTTTTACAATGAGTTTAAAAACGTAGCAACGCAAATTCCACGACAAGAGCAGTTGTTGCCTGCCTCTGCCGACATGGCAGACAATACTGCCCAAGCCGGCACCTCTATGGAATACATCCTCGAGCCTTCAGCAGAAGCGATTGTTACCGACTTGATTCCCCAAATCATCAAAGTACAATTCTTCAAGGCACTGCTTGAATCAAACGCTGCCGAGCAGGGTGCCCGTATGATGGCAATGGATAAAGCCACAGAAAATGCCGGCGAGCTGTTGCGTACACTCCGTCTTACCTACAATCGCACGCGTCAGGCGGTGATTACCAAAGAAATTATAGAGATTGTGAGTGGGGCTAGAGCTTTGGAAGAGGCATAA
- a CDS encoding penicillin acylase family protein, with amino-acid sequence MFRWIFTLILNFLTFALVYSLHHRLSEVPLLKKHIPQELQTLPPIGKFFDPFKGFWANAEPPVASKKVQQLSLPGLHDEVSILFDDRLVPHIFAKNDHDLYYAQGYVTAMHRLWQMDFQTRAAAGRLSEIVGERALDFDRFQRRIGMVYAAEKALEAHMADSVCRMVMEAYTEGVNAYIAQIDEGSLPLEYKILDYKPEAWSPLKTALLLKYMAFDLSANGSSDYSLSYALAQYGKATIDSVFSNRPYREVPVIPEDTPLDFKPLPVPKQPKDIDSVLSGMAQLLVKTGTTQEKNYPKGSNNWAISGKKSVTGRPLLANDPHLQLRLPSIWYEVQLHAPGCNVYGVSLPGAPGVVIGFNERIAWGVTNSYADVLDLYRIEFKDKTYKEYRFNGQWKAVEMRKEVIQLRNGESVVEEVPYTVWGPVAVTKRPLPNLGLQLPPAHAIKWVAHEPSVELKTFYLLNRATNYDDFVKALEYFACPSQNFVYADSENNIALWVNGRHPLRWKEQGKFILPGTDSSYAWQGYLPHAHNPHVLNPKRGFVSSANQHSVSEKQYPYYLGWDYVSADRGLRINEVLSGLRRASFEDMRSLQNDELNVLAREVLPFLLARLRGSKLKGNYQKAFELLENWNFENNAQSIAATIFEEWWDNFTRSIWYDDFPAPMRYPELEMTLRLAVIDTTARWFDDRQTIEVEDYRAIAIRSFQQTIDQLQNKYGNIGEDWQWWKHKNTHIDHLAKIPGFGTGPLEIGGGSRMVNATGSTHGPSWRMVVQLGEVVQAWGIYPGGQSGNPGSPFYDNMIETWRVGSLATLLFLSRPEEIAENRLLYQLKLSKP; translated from the coding sequence ATGTTTCGATGGATTTTTACGCTTATTCTTAATTTTTTAACCTTTGCTCTTGTGTATTCGCTGCACCACCGCCTCAGTGAGGTGCCACTACTCAAAAAGCATATACCGCAAGAGTTGCAAACACTGCCCCCCATAGGCAAATTCTTTGACCCATTCAAGGGGTTCTGGGCAAATGCTGAACCACCTGTGGCTTCCAAAAAAGTGCAGCAATTAAGTTTGCCCGGCTTACACGACGAGGTCAGCATATTGTTTGACGACCGCTTGGTGCCGCACATCTTCGCCAAAAACGACCATGACCTTTATTATGCCCAAGGTTATGTAACTGCCATGCACCGGCTTTGGCAAATGGATTTCCAAACGCGGGCAGCTGCTGGGCGCCTCTCCGAAATCGTAGGTGAACGCGCTTTAGATTTCGACCGCTTTCAACGCCGCATAGGCATGGTGTATGCCGCCGAAAAAGCCCTTGAAGCCCACATGGCAGACTCTGTCTGTCGTATGGTCATGGAAGCCTATACCGAAGGGGTGAATGCCTACATCGCTCAAATCGACGAAGGTTCGCTGCCTTTGGAATACAAGATTTTAGACTACAAGCCGGAAGCATGGTCGCCACTTAAAACAGCCCTCTTGCTCAAATATATGGCTTTTGACCTGAGTGCTAACGGCAGCAGCGACTACTCGCTTTCTTATGCTTTGGCTCAATATGGCAAAGCAACCATCGACAGCGTATTCAGCAACCGCCCCTATCGCGAGGTGCCGGTGATTCCGGAAGATACCCCCCTGGATTTCAAGCCACTGCCAGTGCCTAAACAACCCAAAGACATAGACTCTGTACTTAGCGGCATGGCTCAACTACTGGTCAAAACCGGTACTACCCAAGAGAAGAACTATCCCAAGGGCAGCAACAACTGGGCTATAAGCGGCAAAAAGAGTGTTACCGGGCGCCCGCTTTTAGCCAACGACCCTCACCTGCAACTGCGTTTGCCTTCCATCTGGTATGAGGTGCAATTGCATGCCCCCGGATGCAACGTATATGGTGTTTCATTACCGGGTGCTCCGGGCGTAGTCATTGGCTTCAATGAGCGCATCGCTTGGGGTGTTACCAACAGCTACGCCGATGTATTAGACCTGTACCGCATTGAATTCAAAGACAAAACCTACAAAGAATATCGCTTCAATGGGCAGTGGAAAGCAGTAGAGATGCGTAAAGAGGTCATCCAATTGCGCAATGGCGAAAGCGTGGTAGAGGAAGTGCCTTATACAGTTTGGGGACCGGTAGCCGTTACCAAGCGTCCGTTGCCCAATTTGGGGTTGCAGCTCCCCCCAGCACATGCCATCAAATGGGTAGCGCATGAGCCTTCTGTCGAATTAAAAACTTTTTACCTACTTAACCGGGCTACCAACTACGATGATTTTGTGAAGGCACTAGAGTATTTTGCCTGCCCATCGCAGAATTTCGTATATGCCGACAGCGAAAACAACATAGCCTTGTGGGTCAACGGGCGGCATCCACTTCGCTGGAAAGAGCAAGGAAAATTCATCTTGCCCGGCACCGACAGCAGCTATGCGTGGCAAGGGTATTTGCCGCATGCACACAACCCCCATGTGCTGAACCCTAAACGCGGCTTTGTGAGCTCTGCCAACCAACACAGTGTTTCAGAAAAGCAATACCCCTATTATTTGGGTTGGGATTATGTGTCTGCCGACCGCGGTTTGCGCATCAACGAGGTGCTGTCCGGTTTACGACGCGCTTCATTCGAAGACATGCGCAGCCTGCAAAACGATGAACTGAATGTATTGGCACGGGAAGTGCTTCCCTTCTTGCTGGCACGTCTTCGCGGCAGCAAGCTCAAGGGCAATTATCAGAAAGCATTTGAGTTGCTAGAAAACTGGAACTTCGAAAACAACGCACAATCCATTGCCGCCACCATCTTTGAAGAATGGTGGGACAACTTCACTCGAAGCATATGGTATGACGACTTCCCTGCCCCCATGCGTTATCCCGAACTGGAGATGACTTTGCGGCTGGCAGTCATAGATACCACTGCCCGCTGGTTCGACGACCGCCAGACCATAGAAGTAGAAGACTACCGGGCAATAGCCATCCGCTCATTCCAACAGACCATTGACCAGTTGCAAAACAAATACGGAAATATAGGAGAGGATTGGCAGTGGTGGAAGCACAAAAACACGCACATAGACCACTTAGCAAAAATACCCGGCTTCGGCACTGGTCCCCTGGAAATAGGCGGCGGCAGCCGCATGGTCAATGCCACAGGCAGCACACATGGTCCCTCGTGGCGCATGGTGGTGCAATTGGGCGAAGTGGTACAGGCATGGGGCATTTATCCTGGCGGGCAGTCGGGCAACCCGGGTAGCCCCTTTTACGACAATATGATAGAGACATGGCGTGTGGGAAGTCTTGCCACCCTGCTCTTTCTTAGTCGCCCCGAAGAGATAGCAGAAAACAGATTGCTTTACCAACTTAAGTTGTCAAAGCCCTAA
- the rplD gene encoding 50S ribosomal protein L4 encodes MELAVYNINGEDTGRKVTLSDEVFGITPNDHLIYLDVKRYLANQRQGTHKTKERSEISGSTRKLRRQKGTGFARIGDIKSPLLRGGGRIFGPKPRDYSFKLNKKETRLARKSALAYKAKENNILVLENFSFEQPKTKQFLAILQKLGLDSTKTLFVLPGLDKIVYLSARNLPKAQVLPAEQINTYAILNAEKLVICEGAIEKIENTLNA; translated from the coding sequence ATGGAGTTAGCAGTATACAATATCAATGGGGAAGACACAGGGCGCAAAGTGACCCTGTCTGATGAGGTCTTCGGCATTACGCCCAACGACCACCTCATCTATTTGGATGTAAAACGTTACTTGGCAAATCAACGCCAAGGTACCCACAAAACCAAAGAACGTAGCGAAATCTCCGGCTCTACCCGCAAACTCAGAAGGCAAAAAGGTACCGGCTTTGCCCGTATCGGTGATATCAAATCGCCTTTATTGCGCGGAGGTGGACGCATCTTTGGACCCAAACCACGCGACTACAGCTTCAAGCTGAATAAGAAAGAAACTCGCTTGGCGCGTAAGTCAGCTTTGGCTTACAAAGCAAAAGAAAACAACATCCTAGTGTTGGAAAACTTCAGCTTTGAGCAGCCCAAAACCAAGCAATTCTTGGCTATCTTGCAAAAACTGGGCTTGGACAGCACCAAAACCCTGTTTGTATTACCAGGTTTGGACAAGATAGTTTACCTCTCTGCTCGCAACCTGCCCAAAGCACAAGTGTTGCCCGCTGAGCAAATCAATACCTATGCCATCTTGAATGCAGAGAAATTGGTGATTTGCGAAGGCGCTATCGAAAAAATCGAAAACACCTTAAATGCCTAA
- a CDS encoding phosphate/phosphite/phosphonate ABC transporter substrate-binding protein: protein MKPIALLLLWLLLTFFTLFAQAQDTLYLAFGSNIDQSEQNKALVSALCAYLTEELHVPLYPVMTKGAGAFVEICRAQQIDIALVNTLGYVLAKYQMDIEPLLVVATPDGKPIAYRSCLLANAQSGIESVDELMEQGSRHVFLFVNPGSTSGHLIPRLQLKRLGLEPELVFQDIAFGGDHKTTARLIAEGEFQVGACSYTDLEAMIAAGKLDASRLKILWKSEPIVNGPVAVRTSLSVEMKEKIAAAFKNMPLKKPDLHEKVIHLWHNTHGKEVHYVRAEDRFYDYIREIASSMEELALLVSLYTN from the coding sequence ATGAAACCTATTGCACTTCTTTTGCTCTGGCTTTTGCTTACCTTTTTTACTTTGTTTGCGCAAGCCCAAGACACGCTTTACCTCGCCTTTGGGTCTAACATCGACCAGTCGGAACAAAACAAAGCCTTGGTTTCGGCTTTGTGTGCTTACCTTACCGAAGAGCTGCACGTGCCCCTCTATCCGGTGATGACCAAAGGGGCGGGTGCCTTTGTGGAGATATGCCGTGCACAACAAATAGACATCGCTTTAGTGAACACCTTAGGTTATGTACTTGCAAAATATCAAATGGACATAGAACCGCTGCTGGTGGTAGCTACACCCGACGGCAAGCCTATAGCTTATCGCAGCTGCCTTTTGGCAAATGCCCAAAGTGGCATAGAATCGGTAGATGAGCTGATGGAGCAAGGCAGTCGCCATGTTTTCTTGTTTGTGAATCCGGGCTCCACTTCGGGGCATCTCATTCCTCGCCTTCAACTGAAGCGCTTGGGATTAGAGCCCGAGTTGGTCTTTCAGGACATCGCCTTTGGCGGTGACCATAAAACCACTGCCCGTTTGATAGCCGAAGGTGAGTTTCAAGTGGGAGCCTGCTCTTACACCGACTTGGAAGCCATGATAGCAGCCGGCAAGCTCGATGCCTCTCGGCTGAAAATCTTGTGGAAATCGGAGCCAATAGTAAACGGTCCGGTGGCAGTACGCACCTCTTTGTCTGTGGAAATGAAAGAAAAAATAGCTGCTGCTTTTAAAAATATGCCTCTCAAAAAGCCTGATTTACACGAAAAGGTAATACATCTTTGGCATAATACCCACGGCAAAGAAGTACATTACGTGCGCGCTGAAGACCGTTTTTATGACTACATTCGTGAGATAGCCTCTTCTATGGAAGAACTCGCACTACTGGTATCCTTATATACCAATTGA
- the atpA gene encoding F0F1 ATP synthase subunit alpha: protein MASITLRPDEISAILREQLSNVKTETELEEVGTVLQVGDGVARIYGLTKVQAGELLEFENGIKALALNLEEDNVGAVLLGEGTVKEGDTVKRTKRIASVKVGEGMLGRVVNTLGEPIDGKGPIQGELVEMPLERKAPGVIYRQPVKQPLQTGIKAIDAMIPIGRGQRELIIGDRQTGKTAVALDTIINQKEYYERGEPVYCIYVACGQKASTIAQVVATLEKYGAMPYTIVVAAPASFPAPMQFFAPFTGAAIGEYFRDTGRHALVVYDDLSKQAVAYREVSLLLRRPPGREAYPGDIFYLHSRLLERAAKIIESDEIAAQMNDLPESLKGKVKGGGSLTALPIIETQAGDVSAYIPTNVISITDGQIFLESNLFNAGIRPAINVGISVSRVGGSAQIKSMKKVAGTLKLDQAQFRELEAFAKFGSDLDAATKLIIERGRRNLEILKQPQYSPVPVEEQVAIIYVANKGCLDEVPVHKVRSFEKEFLQLMRAEHKDILENLKAGKLEDADTQKMEELARRLAKQFAA, encoded by the coding sequence ATGGCAAGCATAACATTAAGACCGGACGAGATTTCTGCCATTTTGCGTGAACAGCTCTCTAATGTGAAAACAGAGACCGAACTCGAAGAGGTAGGTACTGTCCTTCAAGTGGGCGATGGTGTAGCCCGTATTTATGGACTTACTAAAGTACAAGCGGGTGAATTGCTCGAGTTTGAAAATGGTATCAAAGCCTTAGCCTTGAACTTGGAAGAGGACAACGTGGGGGCTGTATTGTTGGGTGAAGGCACTGTAAAAGAAGGCGACACCGTGAAACGTACCAAGCGCATTGCCAGCGTAAAAGTAGGTGAAGGCATGCTTGGGCGTGTGGTGAATACCTTGGGCGAACCTATTGACGGCAAAGGTCCTATTCAGGGCGAACTGGTAGAAATGCCGCTGGAGCGCAAAGCCCCTGGTGTTATCTACCGTCAGCCGGTAAAACAACCCTTGCAAACAGGAATCAAGGCTATCGATGCCATGATTCCTATCGGTCGTGGTCAGCGTGAGTTGATTATTGGCGACCGTCAGACCGGTAAAACAGCCGTAGCCCTCGACACCATTATCAACCAAAAAGAATATTATGAGCGTGGCGAGCCCGTTTACTGTATCTATGTGGCTTGTGGGCAGAAAGCAAGTACCATTGCACAAGTGGTAGCCACACTTGAAAAATACGGCGCCATGCCTTACACCATTGTGGTAGCTGCCCCTGCTTCTTTCCCGGCACCTATGCAGTTCTTTGCACCTTTCACCGGGGCTGCCATCGGTGAGTACTTCCGCGATACCGGACGCCATGCTTTGGTGGTTTATGATGACTTGTCGAAGCAAGCAGTAGCTTACCGTGAAGTATCGCTCTTGTTGCGTCGTCCGCCCGGACGCGAAGCTTATCCCGGTGATATCTTCTATTTGCACTCCCGCCTTTTGGAGCGTGCGGCAAAAATCATCGAATCGGATGAAATCGCTGCTCAAATGAACGACTTGCCCGAATCGCTCAAGGGCAAAGTGAAAGGAGGGGGCTCTTTGACCGCACTTCCCATTATCGAAACACAAGCCGGCGACGTATCGGCTTACATTCCCACCAACGTAATCTCTATTACCGACGGTCAGATATTCTTGGAGTCGAACCTCTTCAACGCTGGTATCCGTCCTGCTATCAACGTGGGTATTTCGGTATCGCGCGTGGGTGGTTCTGCCCAAATCAAATCTATGAAGAAGGTAGCCGGTACCTTGAAACTGGACCAAGCACAGTTCCGCGAACTTGAAGCCTTCGCCAAATTTGGTTCTGACTTAGATGCCGCTACCAAACTTATCATTGAGCGCGGTCGTCGCAACCTCGAGATATTGAAGCAGCCTCAATACTCTCCGGTGCCCGTAGAAGAGCAAGTGGCTATCATCTACGTGGCAAACAAGGGCTGCTTGGATGAAGTGCCGGTACATAAGGTGCGTAGCTTCGAAAAAGAGTTTTTGCAGCTAATGCGTGCAGAACACAAAGACATCTTGGAAAATCTGAAAGCCGGCAAACTCGAAGACGCCGACACCCAAAAAATGGAGGAGTTGGCACGCCGCTTGGCAAAACAATTTGCAGCCTAA
- the rplC gene encoding 50S ribosomal protein L3, whose product MPGIIGKKIGMTSIYGANGELIPCTVIEAGPCVVTQVKTIEKDGYKAVQLGFGERKEKNTPKPLLGHFQKAGTTPKMKLVEFKDFEKEFNLGDVVRIEDVFEEGEYVDVVGTSKGKGFQGVVKRHGFAGVGESTHGQHNRERAPGSIGASSFPSRVFKGKRMAGRTGNDRVTIQNLRVLKIYPEKNLILVSGSVPGAKNSFVILEK is encoded by the coding sequence ATGCCAGGAATTATTGGAAAAAAAATCGGCATGACTAGCATCTACGGTGCCAATGGGGAGCTTATCCCATGCACAGTGATAGAAGCTGGTCCTTGCGTGGTAACGCAAGTGAAGACGATCGAGAAGGACGGCTATAAAGCCGTTCAGCTGGGTTTTGGGGAGCGTAAAGAGAAAAACACCCCCAAGCCTCTGTTGGGTCATTTCCAAAAAGCAGGCACTACCCCCAAAATGAAACTCGTTGAGTTCAAGGACTTCGAAAAAGAGTTCAATTTGGGTGATGTAGTACGTATCGAAGACGTCTTCGAGGAAGGTGAGTACGTAGACGTCGTAGGTACTTCTAAGGGTAAAGGCTTCCAAGGGGTTGTAAAACGCCATGGTTTTGCTGGTGTAGGCGAAAGCACCCACGGTCAGCACAACCGTGAACGTGCGCCCGGTTCTATTGGTGCTTCTTCGTTCCCTTCTCGTGTATTCAAAGGGAAGCGCATGGCTGGTCGCACAGGCAATGACCGCGTGACCATCCAAAACTTGCGTGTTTTGAAAATCTACCCTGAGAAAAACCTCATTCTGGTGAGTGGGTCTGTACCCGGTGCTAAAAATTCATTTGTCATATTAGAGAAGTAA
- a CDS encoding zinc dependent phospholipase C family protein yields MRYPLALFLFALSVTAAYSWGFFAHRHINRQAVFSLPPEMIVFFKKHIVYITENAVNPDRRRYAVEGEAPRHYIDIDVYDKYFNDSAVYKMPRFWNEAVAMFGEDTLQAYGIVPWHVERMRYRLTEAFRRKDAREILRLSADIGHYIADANVPLHTTENYNGQLTGQRGIHGLWESRLPELFFDDYDLWVGKAEYIQKPQLYIWQGVVLAHEALDSVFVFERKATEMLPPDKKYSFVERNGITVRTYSYDFCDLFHRLLAGQVERRLRASIKMVADFWFTCWVDAGQPDLRELLHFEFTPEELEQMKKEEEEWEKAPKLPVRPHESTRLRPSADTPAYAHVCPHDALF; encoded by the coding sequence ATGAGGTACCCCTTAGCGCTTTTTTTGTTCGCCCTTTCTGTGACAGCTGCATACTCGTGGGGATTTTTTGCGCACCGACACATCAACCGGCAGGCTGTTTTTTCGCTGCCACCCGAAATGATTGTTTTTTTTAAAAAACATATTGTTTACATCACCGAGAATGCAGTGAACCCCGACAGGCGGCGCTATGCCGTGGAAGGCGAAGCTCCACGTCATTACATAGATATAGACGTGTATGACAAATACTTCAACGACAGCGCTGTATATAAAATGCCCCGCTTCTGGAACGAAGCCGTAGCTATGTTTGGTGAAGACACCCTGCAGGCATACGGCATCGTCCCTTGGCACGTAGAGCGCATGCGTTATCGTTTGACAGAAGCTTTTCGAAGAAAAGACGCGCGTGAAATATTGCGCCTTTCGGCAGATATAGGGCACTACATTGCCGATGCCAATGTGCCTTTGCACACAACCGAAAACTATAACGGGCAGCTGACCGGGCAAAGGGGCATTCACGGCTTGTGGGAAAGCCGCCTACCCGAGCTTTTCTTCGATGATTACGACCTATGGGTGGGCAAAGCTGAATATATTCAAAAGCCCCAACTATACATATGGCAAGGCGTAGTTTTGGCACACGAAGCCTTGGACTCGGTTTTTGTTTTTGAGCGCAAAGCCACAGAAATGCTCCCTCCCGACAAAAAATATTCTTTTGTCGAGCGCAATGGCATCACCGTGCGCACCTACTCCTATGATTTCTGTGATTTGTTTCATCGTTTGCTTGCCGGACAAGTGGAGCGTCGTTTGCGGGCATCCATCAAGATGGTGGCAGATTTCTGGTTTACTTGTTGGGTCGATGCTGGGCAGCCCGACCTGCGCGAGCTGCTTCATTTTGAGTTTACTCCCGAAGAGCTGGAGCAAATGAAAAAAGAAGAAGAAGAGTGGGAGAAAGCGCCGAAATTGCCTGTTCGCCCACATGAATCCACCCGTTTACGTCCCTCGGCAGATACACCTGCCTATGCGCATGTGTGCCCGCATGACGCACTTTTCTAA
- the rplB gene encoding 50S ribosomal protein L2 codes for MAVKKLKPITPGQRHRIAPVFDDITTDTPEKSLLKPLKKTGGRNNQGRRSARYIGGGHKRMYRIIDFKRDKWDIPATVKTIEYDPNRSARIALVVYKDGEKRYIIAPQGLQVGQTIVAGENVAPEVGNALPLKNIPLGTIVHNIELKPGKGGVMARSAGTYAQLVAKEDKYVTLKLPSGEMRMVLGNCMATVGAVSNPDHMNVTIGKAGRSRWLGRRPRTRGVAMNPIDHPMGGGEGRASGGHPRSRTGLYAKGKKTRNPKKASSRLIISRRKK; via the coding sequence ATGGCAGTAAAAAAATTAAAACCCATAACTCCCGGACAGCGCCACCGTATAGCGCCTGTCTTCGACGACATCACCACCGACACCCCCGAAAAGAGCTTGCTTAAGCCCTTGAAAAAAACCGGAGGGCGCAACAACCAAGGGCGTCGCAGTGCCCGCTATATCGGTGGTGGACACAAGCGCATGTATCGTATCATCGACTTCAAGCGCGACAAGTGGGATATCCCCGCCACTGTAAAAACCATCGAATATGACCCCAACCGCAGTGCACGTATTGCCTTGGTGGTGTATAAAGATGGTGAAAAGCGCTATATCATTGCTCCGCAGGGCTTGCAAGTAGGGCAAACCATCGTAGCAGGTGAAAACGTGGCTCCCGAGGTAGGCAATGCCTTACCCCTCAAAAACATACCGTTGGGTACCATCGTGCACAACATCGAGCTGAAGCCCGGCAAAGGTGGGGTCATGGCACGCAGTGCCGGTACTTATGCACAGCTGGTAGCAAAAGAAGATAAGTATGTTACGCTTAAGCTGCCTTCTGGCGAAATGCGTATGGTTTTGGGGAACTGTATGGCAACCGTGGGGGCTGTATCTAACCCCGACCACATGAACGTTACCATTGGTAAAGCCGGGCGTTCTCGTTGGCTGGGACGCCGTCCGCGCACTCGTGGTGTAGCAATGAACCCCATCGATCACCCCATGGGTGGTGGTGAAGGTCGTGCCTCTGGTGGGCATCCGCGTTCTCGTACCGGCTTGTATGCAAAAGGTAAGAAAACCCGCAATCCGAAGAAAGCTTCAAGCCGCCTAATCATCAGTAGAAGAAAAAAATAA
- a CDS encoding MarR family winged helix-turn-helix transcriptional regulator produces MSIEKAILQTKKFKTPYQRMVVNLLYTSSWMNLKQIQLLRPYQLSVSQYNVLRILRGAHPNPVSTSYIAERMIDRGSNASRIVDRLLRKGLVIKETSQLDRRTVNILITEEGLNLLKKVDTEQDRFEEKLHSLTEEKANLLSDLLDQLRACFQEE; encoded by the coding sequence ATGAGTATTGAAAAAGCGATATTGCAAACCAAGAAGTTCAAGACACCTTACCAACGTATGGTGGTCAATCTGCTATACACCAGCTCTTGGATGAATCTCAAGCAAATCCAACTGCTACGCCCCTACCAGCTGAGTGTATCGCAGTACAACGTATTGCGTATTTTGCGAGGCGCCCACCCTAATCCTGTCAGTACGTCTTATATTGCCGAACGCATGATTGACCGCGGCTCCAACGCATCACGAATTGTGGACCGCCTGCTGCGCAAAGGGCTGGTAATCAAAGAAACTTCGCAGCTTGACCGCCGCACCGTCAATATATTGATTACAGAAGAAGGGCTGAATTTGCTGAAAAAAGTAGATACAGAGCAAGACCGTTTTGAAGAAAAATTGCATAGCCTGACAGAAGAAAAAGCCAATCTATTGAGCGATTTGCTAGATCAATTGCGTGCTTGCTTTCAAGAAGAATAA